From Streptomyces sp. NBC_00683, one genomic window encodes:
- a CDS encoding NADH-quinone oxidoreductase subunit M, which yields MSFPLLTATAALPAIGAIATAAVPAAQRTAAKWLALIVSLGTLVLAGIVFARFEPGGDRYQLTESHAWIKDFGVRYELGVDGIGVALLALTALLIPFVILAGWHDADPLETKSSRWRPTQGFFALILMVEAMVILSFEATDVFLFYILFEAMLIPMYFLIGGFGDRAHTGSDENAAAQRSYAAVKFLLYNLAGGLIMLAAVIGLYVVAGSFSLSEIAEARANGSLEMASSTERWLFLGFFFAFAVKAPLWPLHTWLPNAMGEATTPVAVLITAVVDKVGTFAMLRFCLQLFPEASKWATPVILVLALISIIYGALLAVGQRDIKRLIAYASISHFGFIVLGIFAMTSQGQSGATLYMVNHGLSTAALMLVAGFLITRRGSRLIADYGGVQKVAPVLAGTFLIGGLATLSLPGLAPFVSEFLVLVGAFSAYPVVGIIATVGIVLAALYVLVLYQRTMTGPVTEAVRSMPDLKVRELAVALPLIALLIFLGVFPKPLTEVVNPAVQHTMHDVQKKDPQPEVEAAK from the coding sequence ATGTCCTTTCCCCTCCTGACAGCGACGGCGGCGCTCCCGGCGATCGGCGCGATCGCCACCGCCGCCGTCCCCGCCGCACAGCGCACCGCGGCCAAATGGCTCGCGCTGATCGTCTCGCTCGGCACGCTCGTCCTCGCGGGCATCGTGTTCGCCCGCTTCGAACCGGGCGGCGACCGCTACCAGCTGACCGAATCGCACGCCTGGATCAAGGACTTCGGCGTCCGGTACGAGCTGGGCGTCGACGGCATCGGGGTGGCGCTCCTCGCGCTCACCGCGCTGCTGATCCCCTTCGTCATCCTGGCCGGCTGGCACGACGCCGACCCCCTGGAGACGAAGTCCTCCCGCTGGAGGCCCACCCAGGGCTTCTTCGCCCTCATCCTGATGGTCGAAGCGATGGTGATCCTCTCCTTCGAGGCCACCGACGTCTTCCTCTTCTACATCCTCTTCGAAGCCATGCTCATCCCGATGTACTTCCTCATCGGCGGCTTCGGGGACCGGGCGCACACGGGCAGCGACGAGAACGCGGCGGCGCAGCGCAGCTACGCGGCCGTGAAGTTCCTCCTCTACAACCTGGCCGGCGGGCTGATCATGCTGGCCGCCGTCATCGGGCTCTACGTGGTCGCGGGGAGCTTCTCGCTCTCCGAGATCGCCGAGGCCCGGGCCAACGGTTCGCTGGAGATGGCGAGCAGCACCGAGCGGTGGCTGTTCCTCGGCTTCTTCTTCGCCTTCGCGGTGAAGGCCCCGCTGTGGCCGCTGCACACCTGGCTGCCCAACGCCATGGGCGAGGCGACCACCCCGGTGGCCGTCCTGATCACCGCGGTCGTCGACAAGGTCGGCACCTTCGCGATGCTCCGCTTCTGCCTCCAGCTGTTCCCGGAGGCCAGCAAGTGGGCGACGCCGGTGATTCTCGTCCTCGCGCTGATCTCCATCATCTACGGGGCGCTGCTCGCCGTTGGCCAGCGCGACATCAAGCGGCTCATCGCCTACGCGTCGATCTCGCACTTCGGCTTCATCGTGCTCGGCATCTTCGCGATGACGAGCCAGGGCCAGTCGGGCGCCACGCTCTACATGGTCAACCACGGGCTCTCTACGGCCGCGCTGATGCTGGTCGCCGGATTCCTGATCACGCGGCGCGGCTCGCGGCTCATCGCCGACTACGGCGGGGTGCAGAAGGTGGCACCGGTGCTGGCGGGGACGTTCCTCATCGGTGGTCTCGCGACGCTGTCGCTGCCCGGCCTCGCCCCGTTCGTCAGTGAGTTCCTCGTCCTGGTCGGCGCGTTCAGCGCGTACCCGGTGGTCGGCATCATCGCGACCGTCGGCATCGTGCTCGCCGCGCTGTACGTCCTCGTCCTCTACCAGCGGACGATGACGGGACCGGTCACGGAGGCGGTCCGGAGCATGCCGGACCTCAAGGTCCGTGAACTGGCGGTCGCCCTGCCGCTGATCGCCCTGCTGATCTTCCTGGGTGTCTTCCCGAAGCCGCTCACGGAAGTCGTCAACCCGGCAGTGCAGCACACCATGCACGACGTACAGAAGAAGGACCCCCAGCCCGAGGTGGAGGCCGCCAAGTGA
- the nuoL gene encoding NADH-quinone oxidoreductase subunit L, whose amino-acid sequence MENLIALLVAAPLLGAVVLLCGGRRLDRAGHWLGTLFSAAAFVVGVVLFIDMLGRSADDRALHQMLYSWIPVEGFQADVAFQLDQLSMTFVLLITGVGTLIHIYSIGYMEHDERRRRFFGYLNLFLAAMLLLVIADNYLLLYVGWEGVGLASYLLIGFWQHKPSAATAAKKAFLVNRVGDMGLSIAIMLMFTTFGTFAFGPVFAATDGASEGKLTAIGLMLLLAACGKSAQVPLQSWLGDAMEGPTPVSALIHAATMVTAGVYLIVRSGAIFNAAPDAQLVVVVVGAVTLLFGAIVGCAKDDIKKALAGSTMSQIGYMVLAAGLGPIGYVFAIMHLVTHGFFKAGLFLGAGSVMHGMNDEVDMRKYGGLRKYMPVTFITFGLGYLAIIGFPGLSGFFSKDKIIEAAFAKGGTEGWILGSVALLGAAITAFYMTRVMLMTFFGEKRWQPDAEGHDPHPHESPKSMTIPMVVLAFGSVFAGGFFSIGDRFMHWLEPVTGHDHGHAPVSATTVTAATMVVLVIGVAIAWFVYGRRPVPVVAPRGSLLTRAARRDLYQDDFNHVVLVRGGEHLTRSLVYVDHTLVDGVVNGTAASMGGLSGRLRKLQNGYARSYAVSMFGGAAVLIAATLLMRAV is encoded by the coding sequence GTGGAAAACCTGATTGCGCTGCTGGTCGCGGCGCCCCTGCTCGGAGCGGTGGTCCTGCTGTGCGGGGGCCGCCGGCTCGACCGGGCCGGCCACTGGCTCGGCACGCTGTTCTCCGCCGCGGCCTTCGTCGTCGGCGTGGTGCTGTTCATCGACATGCTGGGCAGGAGCGCCGACGACCGCGCCCTGCACCAGATGCTGTACAGCTGGATTCCCGTCGAGGGCTTCCAGGCCGACGTGGCCTTCCAGCTCGACCAGCTGTCGATGACGTTCGTCCTGCTGATCACGGGTGTGGGCACACTGATCCACATCTACTCGATCGGCTACATGGAGCACGACGAGCGCCGCCGCCGCTTCTTCGGCTACCTGAACCTGTTCCTCGCGGCGATGCTCCTGCTGGTCATCGCCGACAACTACCTGCTCCTGTACGTCGGGTGGGAGGGCGTCGGTCTGGCGTCGTACCTGCTCATCGGCTTCTGGCAGCACAAGCCCAGCGCGGCCACCGCCGCCAAGAAGGCCTTCCTGGTCAACAGGGTCGGCGACATGGGCCTGTCGATCGCGATCATGCTGATGTTCACCACCTTCGGCACCTTCGCCTTCGGACCGGTGTTCGCCGCGACCGACGGGGCGAGCGAGGGCAAGCTGACCGCGATCGGCCTGATGCTGCTCCTGGCGGCCTGCGGCAAGTCCGCCCAGGTCCCGCTGCAGTCCTGGCTCGGTGACGCGATGGAGGGCCCGACCCCGGTCTCCGCCCTCATCCACGCCGCCACCATGGTGACCGCGGGCGTCTACCTCATCGTCCGCTCCGGCGCGATCTTCAACGCGGCGCCCGACGCCCAGCTGGTCGTCGTGGTCGTCGGTGCGGTCACGCTCCTCTTCGGTGCGATCGTCGGTTGCGCCAAGGACGACATCAAGAAGGCCCTCGCCGGGTCGACCATGTCGCAGATCGGCTACATGGTCCTGGCCGCGGGTCTCGGCCCCATCGGCTACGTCTTCGCGATCATGCACCTGGTGACGCACGGCTTCTTCAAGGCCGGTCTCTTCCTCGGCGCCGGTTCGGTCATGCACGGCATGAACGACGAGGTCGACATGCGGAAGTACGGCGGCCTGCGGAAGTACATGCCGGTCACCTTTATCACCTTCGGCCTCGGCTACCTCGCGATCATCGGCTTCCCCGGCCTGTCCGGCTTCTTCTCCAAGGACAAGATCATCGAGGCGGCCTTCGCGAAGGGCGGCACGGAGGGCTGGATCCTCGGCTCCGTCGCCCTGCTCGGCGCCGCGATCACCGCGTTCTACATGACGCGGGTGATGCTGATGACGTTCTTCGGCGAGAAGCGCTGGCAGCCCGACGCGGAGGGCCACGACCCGCACCCGCACGAGTCACCGAAGTCGATGACGATCCCGATGGTGGTGCTGGCCTTCGGGTCGGTCTTCGCCGGAGGCTTCTTCTCCATCGGCGACCGGTTCATGCACTGGCTTGAGCCCGTCACCGGACACGACCACGGACACGCACCCGTCAGCGCGACCACCGTCACCGCCGCCACCATGGTGGTGCTCGTCATCGGTGTCGCCATCGCCTGGTTCGTGTACGGGCGCAGGCCCGTCCCCGTCGTCGCCCCGCGCGGCTCGCTGCTCACCAGGGCCGCCCGTCGCGACCTCTACCAGGACGACTTCAACCATGTGGTCCTGGTCCGCGGCGGCGAGCACCTCACCCGCTCCCTGGTCTACGTCGACCACACCCTGGTCGACGGCGTCGTCAACGGCACGGCCGCCTCGATGGGCGGGCTCTCCGGCCGGCTGCGCAAGCTGCAGAACGGCTATGCCCGCTCCTACGCGGTCTCGATGTTCGGCGGTGCGGCGGTCCTCATCGCCGCAACCCTGCTGATGAGGGCGGTCTGA
- the nuoK gene encoding NADH-quinone oxidoreductase subunit NuoK, with the protein MNPVNYLYLAALLFTIGASGVLIRRNAIVVFMCVELMLNACNLAFVAFSRMHGNLDGQIIAFFTMVVAAAEVVVGLAIIVSLFRSRHSASVDDASLMKL; encoded by the coding sequence GTGAATCCGGTCAACTACCTCTACCTCGCGGCCCTTTTGTTCACGATCGGCGCCTCCGGCGTCCTGATCAGGCGGAACGCGATCGTGGTGTTCATGTGCGTGGAGCTGATGCTCAACGCCTGCAACCTCGCGTTCGTCGCGTTCTCCCGGATGCACGGAAACCTCGACGGCCAGATCATCGCCTTCTTCACGATGGTCGTCGCCGCCGCTGAGGTCGTCGTCGGGCTCGCGATCATCGTGTCGCTGTTCCGCTCCCGCCACTCGGCCTCGGTCGACGACGCCAGCCTGATGAAGCTGTAA
- a CDS encoding NADH-quinone oxidoreductase subunit J, whose amino-acid sequence MTSGLAAAASTTSTPEAVQFWLLGTVAVIGALSTVLMKKAVHSALSLAGTMIVLAVFYLANGAYFLGIVQVVVYTGAIMMLFLFVVMLVGVTAADSLKETIKGQRWLAAGCGLGFGVLLIAGIGQASLAGFNGLGAANAQHGGNVEGLANLIFTKYVFAFEITGALLITATVGAMLLTHRERTERAKTQREMSQDRVRSNHLPPLPAPGVYARHNAVDIAGLLPDGTASELTVMQTLRRRGQIRDVSTESLADLKALEQRSGERLGRDHEEEGEEVAK is encoded by the coding sequence ATGACCTCCGGTCTGGCCGCCGCGGCCTCCACGACCTCCACCCCCGAGGCCGTCCAGTTCTGGCTGCTCGGCACCGTCGCCGTCATCGGCGCGCTCTCCACCGTCCTGATGAAGAAGGCGGTGCACAGCGCACTGTCGCTCGCCGGCACCATGATCGTGCTGGCGGTCTTCTACCTCGCCAACGGCGCCTACTTCCTGGGCATCGTCCAGGTCGTCGTCTACACCGGCGCGATCATGATGCTGTTCCTCTTCGTGGTCATGCTCGTCGGCGTCACGGCGGCCGACTCGCTGAAGGAGACCATCAAGGGCCAGCGCTGGCTGGCCGCCGGATGCGGACTCGGCTTCGGCGTCCTGCTGATCGCCGGCATCGGCCAGGCCTCCCTGGCCGGCTTCAACGGCCTCGGCGCGGCGAACGCCCAGCACGGCGGGAACGTCGAGGGCCTCGCCAACCTCATCTTCACCAAGTACGTCTTCGCGTTCGAGATCACGGGCGCCCTGCTCATCACGGCGACCGTCGGCGCGATGCTCCTGACGCACCGCGAGCGCACCGAACGCGCCAAGACGCAGCGGGAGATGTCCCAGGACCGGGTGCGCAGCAACCACCTCCCGCCGCTCCCCGCCCCGGGTGTCTACGCCCGGCACAACGCGGTGGACATCGCCGGACTGCTCCCGGACGGCACCGCTTCCGAGCTCACCGTCATGCAGACGCTGCGCCGGCGCGGCCAGATCCGGGACGTGTCGACCGAGTCGCTCGCCGACCTCAAGGCGCTGGAACAGCGCTCCGGGGAACGGCTGGGCCGTGACCACGAAGAAGAAGGGGAGGAGGTCGCCAAGTGA
- the nuoI gene encoding NADH-quinone oxidoreductase subunit NuoI, with protein MSESSEPSGEKFQNPVAGFGVTFKAMFKKRLTEQYPETPKVTAPRFHGRHQLNRHPDGLEKCVGCELCAWACPADAIYVEGADNTEEERYSPGERYGRVYQINYARCILCGLCIEACPTRALTMTNEFELANTTRESLIYTKDELLAGLEEGMVDSPHAIFPGMDEQDYYRGLVSEAAPGTERQTAVSKGEADKEVDA; from the coding sequence GTGTCTGAGTCATCAGAACCCTCAGGGGAGAAGTTCCAGAATCCTGTGGCCGGCTTCGGCGTGACCTTCAAGGCCATGTTCAAGAAGCGGCTGACCGAGCAGTACCCGGAGACGCCGAAGGTGACGGCGCCGCGCTTCCACGGCCGGCACCAGCTCAACCGTCACCCCGACGGCCTGGAGAAGTGCGTCGGCTGCGAACTGTGCGCCTGGGCGTGTCCGGCGGACGCCATCTACGTGGAGGGCGCGGACAACACCGAGGAGGAGCGCTACTCCCCGGGGGAGCGCTACGGCCGCGTCTACCAGATCAACTACGCGCGCTGCATCCTGTGCGGGCTCTGCATCGAGGCGTGCCCCACCCGGGCGCTCACGATGACCAACGAGTTCGAGCTCGCCAACACCACCCGCGAGAGCCTCATCTACACCAAGGACGAGCTGCTCGCGGGGCTGGAGGAAGGCATGGTCGACAGCCCGCACGCGATCTTCCCCGGCATGGACGAGCAGGACTACTACCGCGGTCTCGTGAGCGAGGCCGCACCCGGTACGGAGCGTCAGACCGCCGTCTCCAAGGGCGAAGCCGACAAGGAGGTGGACGCATGA
- the nuoH gene encoding NADH-quinone oxidoreductase subunit NuoH codes for MTGLAQLAAAPHGAVLAAEDLSMFGTDPWWLVVVKAVFCFAFLMVTVLFSIVWERKVVAWMQLRIGPNRHGPWGMLQSLADGIKLMLKEDVIVKRADKVVYVLAPIIAAAPAFMAIAVIPFGPSGNEVSIFGQRTTMQLTDLPIAMLYILAVASVGIYGIVLAGWSSGSTYPLLGGLRSCAQMISYEIAMGAAFASVFLYSGSMSTSKIVEAQEDRWFIILLPVSFIIYVVTMVGETNRAPFDMPESEGDLVGGFNTEYSSIKFAMFMLAEYVNMVTVSAVSVTLFLGGWRAPYPISTFWEGANHGWWPMLWFVIKVQLLLFFFIWLRGTLPRVRYDQLMKLGWKVLIPVSVVWLMLVATVRALRNEGYDFSKIVLYVAGAVIAILLISFVVDIFRDRKAKEAEAAAEPEPAFDPMAGGFPVPPLPGQSLPPVPRRRPRRERELVVSGGPDTQSDEHASDGKEADGV; via the coding sequence GTGACTGGCCTCGCTCAACTCGCCGCGGCACCGCACGGCGCCGTACTCGCCGCCGAGGACCTCTCGATGTTCGGCACGGACCCGTGGTGGCTCGTCGTCGTCAAGGCGGTCTTCTGCTTCGCGTTCCTGATGGTGACCGTGCTCTTCTCCATCGTGTGGGAGCGCAAGGTCGTCGCCTGGATGCAGCTGCGCATCGGCCCGAACCGGCACGGCCCCTGGGGCATGCTCCAGTCGCTCGCCGACGGCATCAAGCTGATGCTGAAGGAAGACGTCATCGTCAAGCGGGCCGACAAGGTCGTCTACGTCCTGGCCCCGATCATCGCCGCCGCACCGGCGTTCATGGCGATCGCGGTGATCCCGTTCGGCCCGTCGGGCAACGAGGTCTCGATCTTCGGGCAGCGCACGACGATGCAGCTGACCGACCTGCCGATCGCGATGCTGTACATCCTCGCGGTCGCCTCCGTCGGCATCTACGGCATCGTGCTGGCCGGCTGGTCCTCCGGATCGACGTACCCGCTGCTCGGCGGTCTGCGCTCCTGCGCCCAGATGATCAGCTACGAGATCGCGATGGGCGCCGCCTTCGCCTCGGTGTTCCTCTACTCCGGGTCGATGTCGACCTCGAAGATCGTGGAGGCGCAGGAGGACCGCTGGTTCATCATCCTGCTGCCGGTCTCCTTCATCATCTACGTCGTCACGATGGTCGGGGAGACCAACCGCGCCCCGTTCGACATGCCGGAGTCCGAGGGCGACCTCGTCGGCGGCTTCAACACCGAGTACTCCTCGATCAAGTTCGCGATGTTCATGCTCGCCGAGTACGTCAACATGGTCACCGTCTCCGCGGTCTCCGTGACCCTGTTCCTGGGCGGCTGGCGGGCTCCGTACCCGATCAGCACCTTCTGGGAGGGCGCGAACCACGGCTGGTGGCCGATGCTCTGGTTCGTCATCAAGGTCCAGCTGCTGCTGTTCTTCTTCATCTGGCTGCGCGGCACCCTGCCCAGGGTCCGCTACGACCAGCTGATGAAGCTCGGCTGGAAGGTCCTGATCCCGGTCTCCGTGGTCTGGCTGATGCTGGTGGCCACGGTCAGGGCGCTGCGCAACGAGGGCTACGACTTCTCGAAGATCGTGCTGTACGTCGCAGGGGCCGTGATCGCGATCCTGCTGATCTCCTTCGTCGTGGACATCTTCCGGGACCGCAAGGCGAAGGAAGCCGAAGCGGCCGCCGAGCCGGAGCCGGCGTTCGACCCGATGGCGGGCGGATTCCCGGTACCGCCGCTGCCCGGGCAGAGCCTGCCGCCGGTACCGCGCCGCAGGCCGCGCCGCGAGCGGGAGCTCGTTGTCAGTGGCGGACCCGATACTCAGAGTGACGAACACGCGAGTGACGGAAAGGAGGCTGACGGTGTCTGA
- a CDS encoding NADH-quinone oxidoreductase subunit G, producing MTVTTSAPSGGGEAAIPPEDLVTLTIDGIEISVPKGTLVIRAAELLGIEIPRFCDHPLLDPAGACRQCIVEVEGQRKPMASCTITCTDGMVVKSQITSPVAEKAQKGVMELLLINHPLDCPVCDKGGECPLQNQAMSHGGADSRFDGKKRTFEKPVPISTQVLLDRERCVLCARCTRFSNQVAGDPMIELIERGALQQVGTGQGDPFESYFSGNTIQICPVGALTSAAYRFRSRPFDLVSTPSVCEHCAGGCATRTDHRRGKVMRRLASNDPEVNEEWLCDKGRFGFRYAQQRDRLTTPLVRNADGVLETASWPEALAAAATGLSAARGRAGVLTGGRLTVEDAYAYSKFARIALGTNDIDFRARIHSSEEADFLAARVAGRGRDLDGSGVTYTSLEKAPAVLLAGFESEEEAPGVFLRLRKAHRKHGQRTFALASHATRGLEKAGGTLLPAAPGTETEWLDALAGGVGLEGDGALAAEALRGEGSLIVVGERLAGVPGALTAVVRTAAATGATLVWIPRRAGERGAVEAGALPSLLPGGRPATDPRAREEVASVWGVAELPSRFGRDTGQIVEAAATGELAALLVAGVDPEDLPDPAGALRALDEVGFLVSLELRPGAVTERADVVLPVAAVAEKPGTFLNWEGRARMFEAALKPEQLPRTLCPTDARVLHMLADALDVHLALPDLRAARRELDRLGGWQGTHAEDPRATSRPVPGAGDGEAVLAGHRMLLDRGRLQEGDEALAGTRHAAVARLSAATAAETGVKDGDLLAVTGPAGTTELPLAVTDMPDRVVWVPLNSVGRGVPADTGVQPGGLVRIGPAAGSPAETPEVRA from the coding sequence ATGACAGTCACCACGAGTGCGCCCTCCGGGGGCGGCGAGGCGGCCATCCCGCCCGAGGACCTGGTCACGCTGACCATCGACGGCATCGAGATCAGCGTCCCCAAGGGCACCCTGGTCATCCGCGCCGCCGAGCTCCTCGGCATCGAGATCCCGCGCTTCTGCGACCACCCGCTCCTCGACCCGGCCGGCGCCTGCAGGCAGTGCATCGTCGAGGTCGAGGGCCAGCGCAAGCCGATGGCGTCCTGCACCATCACGTGCACCGACGGCATGGTCGTGAAGTCGCAGATCACCTCGCCGGTCGCGGAGAAGGCCCAGAAGGGTGTGATGGAGCTCCTGCTCATCAACCACCCGCTGGACTGCCCGGTCTGCGACAAGGGCGGCGAATGCCCCCTGCAGAACCAGGCGATGTCGCACGGCGGCGCCGACTCCCGCTTCGACGGGAAGAAGCGCACCTTCGAGAAGCCCGTCCCGATCTCCACCCAGGTGCTGCTGGACCGCGAGCGGTGCGTGCTCTGCGCGCGCTGCACCCGGTTCTCCAACCAGGTGGCGGGCGACCCCATGATCGAACTCATCGAGCGTGGCGCGCTCCAGCAGGTCGGTACCGGGCAGGGCGACCCCTTCGAGTCGTACTTCTCCGGCAACACCATCCAGATCTGCCCCGTCGGAGCGCTCACCTCGGCGGCGTACCGCTTCCGCTCCCGGCCCTTCGACCTCGTGTCGACGCCGTCGGTGTGCGAGCACTGCGCGGGAGGCTGCGCGACCCGCACCGACCACCGCCGCGGCAAGGTCATGCGGCGGCTCGCCTCCAACGACCCCGAGGTCAACGAGGAATGGCTCTGCGACAAGGGCCGCTTCGGATTCCGCTACGCGCAGCAGCGTGACCGGCTCACCACTCCGCTCGTACGCAACGCGGACGGGGTGCTCGAAACGGCGAGCTGGCCCGAGGCACTGGCGGCAGCGGCAACCGGTCTCTCGGCCGCCCGCGGCAGGGCCGGTGTCCTCACCGGCGGCCGGCTCACCGTCGAGGACGCCTACGCGTACAGCAAGTTCGCGCGGATCGCCCTCGGTACGAACGACATCGACTTCCGCGCCCGGATCCACAGCAGCGAGGAAGCCGACTTCCTGGCCGCGCGGGTGGCAGGTCGCGGGCGAGACCTGGACGGCAGCGGAGTCACGTACACCTCGCTGGAGAAGGCCCCGGCGGTCCTGCTGGCCGGTTTCGAGTCCGAGGAGGAGGCGCCCGGCGTCTTCCTGCGGCTGCGCAAGGCCCACCGCAAGCACGGGCAGCGGACGTTCGCGCTCGCCTCGCACGCCACGCGCGGACTGGAGAAGGCGGGCGGCACCCTGCTCCCCGCCGCCCCCGGTACCGAGACCGAGTGGCTGGACGCGCTCGCGGGCGGAGTCGGACTGGAGGGTGACGGTGCCCTCGCCGCCGAGGCGCTGCGCGGTGAAGGCTCGCTGATCGTGGTGGGCGAACGGCTCGCCGGGGTCCCCGGTGCGCTGACCGCCGTCGTACGGACCGCCGCCGCCACCGGTGCCACGCTCGTGTGGATTCCGCGGCGGGCCGGCGAACGCGGTGCGGTGGAGGCGGGCGCGCTCCCGTCGCTGCTGCCCGGCGGCCGTCCGGCGACCGACCCGCGGGCCAGGGAGGAGGTGGCGTCCGTCTGGGGCGTCGCCGAACTCCCGTCCCGCTTCGGCCGAGACACCGGCCAGATCGTCGAGGCCGCGGCCACCGGCGAGCTGGCCGCGCTGCTGGTCGCCGGTGTGGACCCCGAGGACCTGCCCGACCCGGCCGGTGCCCTCCGGGCGCTGGACGAGGTCGGCTTCCTGGTCTCGTTGGAGCTGCGCCCCGGCGCGGTCACCGAGCGGGCCGACGTGGTCCTGCCCGTCGCCGCGGTCGCGGAGAAGCCCGGCACGTTCCTCAACTGGGAGGGCAGGGCGCGGATGTTCGAAGCCGCGCTGAAGCCCGAGCAGCTGCCGCGCACACTCTGCCCGACCGACGCGCGGGTCCTGCACATGCTCGCCGACGCGCTCGACGTGCACCTCGCACTGCCGGACCTGAGGGCGGCGCGGCGCGAGCTCGACCGCCTCGGTGGCTGGCAGGGCACCCACGCCGAGGACCCCCGGGCGACGTCCCGGCCGGTGCCCGGCGCCGGTGACGGCGAAGCCGTACTCGCGGGCCACCGGATGCTGCTCGACCGGGGCCGGCTGCAGGAGGGCGACGAGGCGCTGGCCGGTACCCGGCACGCGGCCGTCGCACGGCTCTCCGCCGCCACCGCGGCCGAGACCGGGGTGAAGGACGGCGACCTGCTGGCCGTCACCGGACCCGCCGGCACCACCGAACTCCCGCTGGCGGTCACCGACATGCCGGACCGGGTGGTGTGGGTGCCCCTCAACTCCGTCGGCCGGGGCGTTCCCGCCGACACCGGAGTACAGCCGGGCGGACTGGTCCGGATCGGTCCGGCCGCCGGAAGCCCCGCAGAGACACCGGAGGTGCGAGCGTGA
- the nuoF gene encoding NADH-quinone oxidoreductase subunit NuoF, whose translation MTLAAEIDKNGTSPEKLLAPVLSAFWDEPESWTLDTYRRHEGYEGLRKALAMSPDDLIAYVKDSGLRGRGGAGFPTGMKWQFIPQGDGKPHYLVVNADESEPGTCKDIPLLFANPHSLIEGIVIACYAIRSSHAFIYLRGEVVPVLRRLHEAVREAYEAGYLGKDALGPGLDLELTVHAGAGAYICGEETALLDSLEGRRGQPRLRPPFPAVAGLYACPTVVNNVESIASVPAILNKGKDWFKSMGSEKSPGFTLYSLSGHVTSPGQYEAPLGITLRQLLDMSGGIRAGHRLKFWTPGGSSTPMFTEEHLDVPLDYEGVGAAGSMLGTKALQCFDETTCVVRAVTRWTEFYAHESCGKCTPCREGTYWLVQLLRDIEAGKGEMADLDKLNDIADNINGKSFCALGDGAASPIFSSLKYFREEYEQHITGKGCPFDPARSTLWADDKDDKNAHRGVNA comes from the coding sequence ATGACCTTGGCAGCCGAGATCGACAAGAACGGGACCAGCCCGGAGAAGCTCCTGGCACCGGTCCTCTCCGCCTTCTGGGACGAACCGGAGTCCTGGACGCTGGACACCTACCGGCGTCACGAGGGCTACGAGGGCCTGCGCAAGGCGCTGGCCATGTCGCCGGACGACCTCATCGCGTACGTCAAGGACTCCGGTCTGCGCGGGCGCGGCGGCGCCGGATTCCCCACCGGGATGAAGTGGCAGTTCATCCCGCAGGGCGACGGCAAGCCGCACTACCTGGTCGTCAACGCCGACGAGTCGGAGCCGGGAACCTGCAAGGACATCCCGCTGCTCTTCGCGAACCCGCACAGCCTCATCGAGGGCATCGTGATCGCCTGCTACGCGATCAGGTCGTCGCACGCCTTCATCTATCTGCGCGGTGAAGTCGTCCCCGTGCTGCGGAGGCTGCACGAGGCCGTGCGCGAGGCGTACGAGGCGGGGTACCTGGGGAAGGACGCCCTCGGCCCCGGGCTCGACCTGGAACTCACCGTGCACGCCGGTGCCGGTGCGTACATCTGCGGTGAGGAGACCGCGCTGCTCGACTCGCTCGAAGGACGCCGCGGCCAGCCCCGGCTGCGTCCCCCCTTCCCCGCGGTCGCCGGTCTGTACGCCTGTCCCACTGTGGTGAACAACGTCGAGTCCATCGCCTCGGTTCCCGCGATCCTGAACAAGGGCAAGGACTGGTTCAAGTCGATGGGCAGCGAGAAGTCCCCGGGCTTCACGCTGTATTCGCTCAGCGGGCACGTCACCAGCCCCGGCCAGTACGAGGCCCCGCTCGGCATCACCCTGCGCCAGCTGCTCGACATGAGCGGCGGCATCAGGGCCGGCCACCGGCTGAAGTTCTGGACCCCCGGCGGCTCCTCCACCCCGATGTTCACCGAGGAGCACCTCGACGTCCCGCTGGACTACGAGGGCGTCGGCGCCGCCGGCTCCATGCTCGGTACCAAGGCGCTGCAGTGCTTCGACGAGACCACCTGCGTGGTGCGGGCCGTCACCCGCTGGACCGAGTTCTACGCCCACGAGTCCTGCGGCAAGTGCACGCCATGCCGTGAGGGCACCTACTGGCTCGTCCAGCTGCTCCGCGACATCGAGGCCGGCAAGGGCGAGATGGCCGACCTCGACAAGCTGAACGACATCGCCGACAACATCAACGGCAAGTCGTTCTGCGCCCTCGGTGACGGCGCCGCCTCGCCGATCTTCTCCTCGCTGAAGTACTTCCGCGAGGAGTACGAGCAGCACATCACGGGCAAGGGCTGCCCCTTCGATCCTGCCAGGTCGACCCTCTGGGCCGACGACAAAGACGACAAGAACGCTCACCGGGGGGTGAACGCATGA